In Candidatus Edwardsbacteria bacterium, a single genomic region encodes these proteins:
- the rpsD gene encoding 30S ribosomal protein S4, which produces MARYTDARCKLCRREGTKLFLKGERCNSAKCAFEKRSYPPGERGKEINRKPSGYAIHLREKQKVRRIYGILERQFRGYFDKASRMKGVTGENLLSLLERRMDNVVFRMGMAPSRSAARQLVGHKHFLVNEKVVNIPSYLIKPGDVIKVKDKSKENIIIKESLDKNKSRALVSWLKYEPATMSGSLLNVPTRDTIGLPINEQLIIELYSK; this is translated from the coding sequence ATGGCCAGATATACGGACGCTAGATGCAAACTGTGCCGCCGCGAGGGCACCAAGCTGTTTTTGAAGGGCGAGCGCTGCAATTCCGCCAAATGCGCTTTTGAGAAGAGGAGCTATCCTCCGGGCGAGCGCGGCAAAGAGATCAACCGGAAGCCTTCGGGCTATGCCATCCATCTTCGGGAAAAGCAGAAGGTGCGCCGCATCTACGGTATCCTGGAACGCCAGTTCCGGGGATACTTTGACAAGGCCTCCCGCATGAAGGGCGTCACCGGCGAGAACCTGCTGTCGCTGCTGGAGAGGCGGATGGACAACGTGGTCTTCAGGATGGGGATGGCCCCCTCCCGCTCGGCCGCCCGCCAGCTGGTGGGCCACAAGCATTTTCTGGTGAACGAGAAGGTGGTGAACATCCCCTCCTACCTGATCAAGCCGGGGGACGTGATCAAGGTCAAGGACAAGAGCAAGGAGAACATTATCATCAAGGAATCTCTGGATAAGAATAAAAGCCGAGCCCTGGTCTCCTGGCTGAAGTACGAGCCGGCCACCATGAGCGGCAGCCTGCTTAACGTGCCGACCCGGGACACCATAGGATTGCCGATTAACGAGCAGTTGATCATCGAGCTCTATTCCAAGTAG
- a CDS encoding DUF4159 domain-containing protein translates to MKRISVIALILISIAIGLPCLAGGIDIARLKYGGGGDWYNDPDEETNLLKEYSARTGQEVDPAKYNISANDDQLFSHPFLFITGHGEIKFTEREIKRLRRYIESGGFIYADDDFGMDTTFRREMKRILPECSLQELPFTHPIYNCYYDFSGGLPKIHEHEKGRPVGYGVYFQERLVLFYSFNTNISDGWTNAHNDPPEVREQAIRMGINILWYAVTNP, encoded by the coding sequence ATGAAAAGAATATCAGTCATCGCCCTAATTCTAATATCTATTGCGATTGGTCTACCCTGCCTGGCCGGGGGAATAGACATCGCCCGGCTAAAATACGGCGGGGGCGGGGATTGGTACAACGACCCCGATGAGGAGACCAATCTGCTAAAGGAATACTCCGCCCGTACCGGGCAGGAGGTGGATCCCGCTAAATACAACATTTCGGCCAACGACGACCAGCTGTTCTCCCATCCCTTTTTATTCATCACCGGGCACGGCGAGATAAAATTCACCGAACGGGAGATCAAAAGGCTCCGCCGGTACATCGAATCCGGGGGGTTCATCTATGCCGACGATGATTTCGGCATGGACACCACCTTCCGCCGGGAGATGAAAAGGATCCTGCCGGAATGTTCTTTACAGGAACTGCCCTTCACCCACCCCATCTACAACTGCTATTACGACTTCAGCGGCGGCCTGCCCAAGATCCATGAGCACGAGAAGGGCCGACCGGTGGGCTACGGGGTATATTTCCAGGAGAGGCTGGTGCTGTTCTACAGCTTCAATACCAATATCTCCGATGGCTGGACCAACGCCCATAACGACCCGCCGGAGGTGCGGGAGCAGGCCATCAGGATGGGGATAAACATCCTGTGGTATGCCGTGACAAATCCGTAA
- a CDS encoding tetratricopeptide repeat protein codes for MKIKLNLLIVPAICLAIFAAQGQKPQRFDQSTWQKAVVHLREGNREAALEQFKISLGGKPDQEMTRQAGRILQQSEATNQAEAIYLWGRKALKEKNLFAYELGELFQQQLKYREAAREFARALKQQPGRAMGKFEELSLQAGYKAVAVLAENEVDAETDDGRWLLGELFRKSGDYQRAWHYHKKIKDGKRLRMAVGQLAAQPGPDITIAISVIAEYLEGERVDRIYWEIKLSELYLTKGDHQKAEKMLISLSDKKIPQAQLDLAGLWLRHKNEPRQAMALIDNQKKYWPDSLKIEGDFTVCLCLMALSDWERAGDKCAGLAEGMHQPKIKQRGYYLLGEIKLARNQPDEALKYYGQAARADQEGAYANDALARILLISQSKTDKISDVELLGRAMAFKYQGDQVRAGKTFAQLADSGSGTMAGDLALTELAEMDFVQGSFNQAIDRLKRLAENTSDTITAANAYYRMGRIYFHQIKQKKAALECWRLGIIKYPNTSWAEMMRQEMESGQAQ; via the coding sequence ATGAAAATAAAACTTAATTTGCTGATAGTGCCGGCCATATGCCTGGCCATCTTTGCGGCCCAGGGACAGAAGCCCCAACGCTTTGACCAATCAACCTGGCAGAAGGCGGTGGTACACTTGAGGGAAGGCAACCGGGAGGCGGCTTTGGAGCAATTCAAGATATCGCTGGGCGGCAAGCCCGACCAGGAGATGACCCGGCAGGCCGGGCGAATATTGCAGCAATCGGAGGCCACCAACCAAGCTGAGGCCATCTATCTTTGGGGCCGGAAGGCCCTCAAAGAAAAAAACCTCTTTGCTTACGAACTGGGCGAGCTTTTTCAGCAGCAGTTGAAATACCGGGAGGCGGCGAGGGAGTTTGCCCGGGCCTTGAAACAACAGCCGGGAAGGGCCATGGGAAAATTCGAGGAGCTTTCCCTGCAGGCCGGATATAAGGCCGTCGCCGTCCTGGCCGAAAATGAGGTGGATGCCGAAACGGATGATGGCAGATGGCTGCTGGGAGAACTTTTTCGCAAGTCCGGAGATTATCAAAGGGCTTGGCATTATCACAAGAAAATAAAGGACGGAAAACGCCTGCGAATGGCGGTCGGCCAGCTGGCGGCCCAGCCCGGCCCGGATATCACGATAGCTATATCGGTCATTGCCGAATATCTGGAGGGAGAGAGGGTCGATAGAATATACTGGGAGATTAAGCTGTCCGAGTTATATCTTACTAAAGGCGATCATCAAAAGGCCGAGAAAATGTTGATCTCATTATCCGACAAAAAAATACCCCAGGCCCAGTTGGACTTGGCCGGGCTTTGGCTGAGACATAAGAACGAGCCCCGCCAGGCCATGGCTCTGATAGACAATCAGAAAAAATACTGGCCCGATTCATTGAAGATCGAGGGCGATTTCACCGTCTGTCTTTGTCTGATGGCCCTGAGCGATTGGGAGCGGGCCGGGGACAAATGCGCCGGGCTGGCTGAGGGGATGCATCAACCGAAGATAAAACAGCGGGGATATTATCTTTTAGGAGAGATAAAACTGGCCAGGAACCAGCCGGACGAGGCCCTGAAATATTACGGACAGGCGGCCCGGGCCGACCAGGAAGGGGCATATGCCAACGATGCCCTGGCCAGGATACTATTGATTTCCCAGTCCAAAACTGATAAAATCTCTGATGTCGAGTTGCTGGGCCGGGCGATGGCTTTCAAATATCAGGGCGATCAGGTCCGGGCCGGAAAAACTTTCGCCCAACTGGCCGACTCGGGCTCGGGCACCATGGCCGGGGATCTGGCCCTGACCGAACTGGCGGAGATGGATTTCGTTCAGGGGAGTTTCAACCAGGCGATTGATAGGCTGAAGAGGCTGGCGGAAAACACTTCCGACACTATTACCGCGGCGAACGCCTATTACCGGATGGGCCGGATATATTTCCATCAGATCAAACAGAAAAAAGCGGCTCTGGAGTGTTGGCGCTTGGGAATCATAAAATATCCCAACACCTCGTGGGCCGAGATGATGCGCCAGGAGATGGAATCCGGGCAGGCTCAATAG
- the rplQ gene encoding 50S ribosomal protein L17, protein MRHRKDTVKLGRTRSHRAALVSNMVTSLFKYERIKTTITKAMVIRRDAEHMISIAQKGTLAARRQVATVVKDQTVLRKLFDVIVPRMKDKKSGFISIVKLWPRHGDAALLAQMELFGAPAKVKPEEAEKKAKAAPKKKAEKKEEGEKKEKAPKAKKEKPEKKAAKKEAKKAE, encoded by the coding sequence ATGAGACACCGTAAAGATACCGTCAAATTAGGCCGCACCCGGTCCCACCGGGCCGCATTGGTCAGCAACATGGTGACCTCCCTGTTCAAGTACGAGCGGATAAAGACCACCATCACCAAGGCCATGGTGATCCGGCGCGATGCCGAGCATATGATCAGCATAGCCCAGAAGGGCACCCTGGCCGCCCGGCGCCAGGTGGCCACCGTGGTCAAGGACCAGACGGTGCTGAGGAAGCTGTTCGACGTCATCGTTCCCCGGATGAAGGACAAGAAATCAGGCTTTATCTCCATCGTCAAACTGTGGCCCCGCCACGGCGACGCCGCCCTGCTGGCCCAGATGGAGCTGTTCGGCGCCCCGGCCAAGGTGAAGCCCGAGGAGGCCGAGAAGAAGGCCAAGGCCGCACCCAAGAAGAAGGCCGAAAAGAAGGAAGAGGGCGAGAAGAAGGAAAAGGCCCCCAAGGCCAAGAAGGAAAAGCCGGAAAAGAAGGCCGCCAAAAAAGAAGCCAAGAAGGCGGAGTAA
- a CDS encoding family 10 glycosylhydrolase translates to MKTSLHRSLISGLFLLLLAAPALAQVKGMWVVRYSLTSPQNVKKIVAEAHKAGVNNLFVQFYARGEAYYDSKLVPTADCVTRNFDPLALMVKECKAKGIKIHAWINVYFVWSSDRRPRDGRHAYYRDDSWFAADPQGRSLKDYSQKELGQKNLEGVYLSPSSPEVKTYLRELVREILFKYDVDGIHLDYVRYGSINYSYDVSSRTSFYNQYKVDPFALLDGNRALEPYWATWQQWRMYQISDLVAQLKFDIVKFNPWVQLSAAVKPDPDEARLSFGQDWPAWLENRWADFVVLMDYSTNTGTVVRLAQKAVAYKGQGQVYVGLGAWRDSMDGLMEKIRALRKAGINDIVLFSYDGLAQRKISFEMLKHRGF, encoded by the coding sequence ATGAAAACCAGTCTCCATAGATCGCTGATATCCGGCCTTTTCCTGCTGTTGCTGGCGGCTCCGGCCTTGGCCCAGGTCAAGGGGATGTGGGTGGTACGCTATTCCCTGACCTCGCCCCAGAACGTCAAGAAGATAGTAGCCGAGGCCCACAAGGCCGGGGTCAACAACCTGTTCGTTCAGTTCTACGCCCGGGGCGAGGCCTATTACGACTCCAAGCTGGTGCCCACCGCCGACTGCGTGACTAGGAATTTCGACCCGCTGGCCCTGATGGTCAAAGAATGTAAGGCTAAGGGAATAAAGATCCACGCCTGGATAAACGTCTATTTCGTGTGGTCGTCGGACCGCAGGCCGCGGGACGGACGCCATGCCTACTACAGGGACGACAGTTGGTTTGCTGCCGATCCCCAGGGCCGGAGTTTAAAAGACTATTCCCAGAAGGAGCTGGGTCAGAAAAATCTGGAGGGGGTCTACCTTTCGCCATCCAGCCCGGAGGTGAAGACCTACCTGAGGGAGCTGGTGAGGGAGATCCTTTTTAAATACGATGTGGACGGCATCCACCTGGACTATGTCCGGTACGGCAGCATCAATTATTCCTACGACGTCTCCAGCCGCACCAGCTTCTACAACCAGTACAAGGTGGACCCCTTCGCCCTGCTGGACGGGAATCGCGCCCTGGAGCCGTATTGGGCGACCTGGCAGCAGTGGCGGATGTACCAGATATCCGACCTGGTGGCTCAGTTGAAGTTCGACATTGTTAAATTCAACCCCTGGGTGCAGTTGTCAGCGGCGGTCAAGCCCGATCCCGACGAGGCCCGGCTGTCGTTCGGACAGGACTGGCCGGCCTGGCTGGAGAACCGCTGGGCCGATTTCGTGGTGCTGATGGACTATTCCACCAACACCGGCACCGTGGTGCGGCTGGCCCAAAAGGCCGTGGCCTACAAGGGGCAGGGCCAGGTCTATGTGGGGTTGGGGGCCTGGCGGGACAGCATGGACGGGCTGATGGAGAAGATACGGGCGCTGCGCAAGGCCGGGATCAACGATATCGTGCTGTTCTCCTATGACGGGCTGGCCCAGCGCAAGATAAGCTTCGAGATGCTGAAGCACCGGGGATTTTAG
- a CDS encoding DNA-directed RNA polymerase subunit alpha, producing MRWKSLQMPKGIIIDEASNNDTFGRFTAEPLERGYGLTLGNALRRVLLSSITGSAVVAVKIEGVLHEFSTIPGIMEDVTEIVLNLKQLRIRLHSEHPKTVYLKAQTKGRITAAQIEGDPDVEILNPELHLATLSEDGSLKMELTVDHGRGYVPAEVFRKSYNTIGLIPLDAAFSPVSKVNFHVENCRVGERTDYDRLILEIHTDGSIKPDMAVSYAAKLLQDHIGLFQSFGDKPDELREDAVDNDMLKMRDMLNKPVEELELSVRSANCLRANNINTLGDLVQKTESEMLKYRNFGRKSLAELSVILKAMSLSFGMKVDQFLETKKKSK from the coding sequence ATGAGATGGAAAAGTTTACAGATGCCGAAAGGCATTATCATAGATGAAGCCAGCAACAACGACACTTTCGGCCGCTTTACCGCCGAACCCCTGGAGCGCGGCTACGGCTTGACCCTGGGCAACGCCCTGCGCCGGGTTCTGCTGTCCTCCATAACCGGATCGGCAGTGGTGGCGGTCAAGATCGAGGGCGTGCTGCACGAGTTCTCCACCATCCCCGGCATCATGGAGGATGTCACCGAGATCGTGCTCAATCTGAAGCAGCTCAGGATCCGGCTGCATTCCGAGCATCCCAAGACCGTCTACCTGAAGGCCCAGACCAAGGGCCGGATCACCGCCGCCCAGATCGAGGGCGACCCCGATGTGGAGATCCTGAACCCCGAGCTGCACCTGGCCACCCTGTCCGAGGACGGCAGCCTGAAGATGGAGCTGACGGTGGATCACGGCCGGGGATACGTTCCGGCCGAGGTGTTCCGCAAATCATACAATACCATCGGGCTGATCCCGCTGGATGCGGCCTTCTCCCCGGTCTCCAAGGTGAACTTCCACGTGGAGAACTGCCGGGTGGGCGAGCGCACCGATTACGACCGCCTGATACTGGAGATCCACACCGACGGCTCCATCAAGCCGGACATGGCGGTATCCTACGCCGCCAAACTGCTGCAGGACCACATCGGGCTGTTCCAGTCCTTTGGCGACAAACCCGACGAACTGCGCGAAGATGCGGTGGATAACGACATGCTTAAGATGCGGGATATGCTCAACAAGCCGGTGGAGGAGCTGGAGCTGTCGGTCCGCTCGGCCAACTGCCTGAGAGCCAATAATATCAACACTCTGGGCGACCTGGTACAGAAGACCGAGAGCGAGATGCTCAAATACCGTAATTTCGGACGCAAATCATTGGCCGAGCTGTCGGTGATCCTCAAGGCCATGAGCCTGAGCTTCGGAATGAAGGTTGACCAATTCCTGGAAACCAAGAAGAAATCCAAGTAA
- the clpP gene encoding ATP-dependent Clp endopeptidase proteolytic subunit ClpP: MSLVPIVIEQSGRGERAYDIYSRLLKERIIFIGMPIDDIISNLIIAQLLFLEADDPEKDIFLYINSPGGGVSSGLAIYDTIQYIKPDVVTICMGMAASMGALLLSSGAKGKRFALPNARVMIHQPLGGVSGQATDIEIHAKEILLIREQLNRILADHTGQPVDKIAKDTDRNFWMSSDEAKEYGIIDDIMKTRNQLPKK; the protein is encoded by the coding sequence ATGAGTTTAGTACCGATAGTGATCGAGCAGAGCGGCAGGGGGGAGCGGGCCTACGATATCTATTCCCGGCTGTTAAAGGAGCGGATAATATTTATCGGAATGCCCATAGATGATATCATCTCCAACCTGATAATTGCCCAACTGCTGTTTCTGGAGGCCGACGACCCCGAGAAGGACATCTTTCTCTACATCAACTCTCCCGGTGGCGGGGTCTCCTCGGGGCTGGCCATCTACGACACCATCCAGTACATCAAGCCGGATGTGGTGACCATCTGCATGGGCATGGCCGCCTCCATGGGGGCCCTGCTGCTGTCCAGCGGCGCCAAGGGGAAGCGCTTCGCCCTGCCCAATGCCCGGGTGATGATCCATCAGCCGCTGGGCGGGGTGTCGGGCCAGGCGACCGACATCGAGATCCACGCCAAGGAGATCCTTCTGATCAGGGAGCAGTTGAACAGGATCCTGGCCGATCATACCGGCCAGCCGGTGGACAAGATAGCCAAGGATACTGATCGGAACTTCTGGATGTCCTCCGATGAGGCCAAGGAATACGGGATAATAGATGATATCATGAAGACCAGGAACCAGCTGCCTAAAAAGTAA